A genomic window from Cytobacillus suaedae includes:
- the purQ gene encoding phosphoribosylformylglycinamidine synthase subunit PurQ: protein MKFACIVFPGSNCDIDMYHAIKDELGEEVEYVWHDATNLDEFDGILLPGGFSYGDYLRSGAIARFSNVMTAIKEAAEAGKPVLGVCNGFQILLEAGLLPGAMRRNENLKFKCEQVTLRVENNTTMFTSAYELEQVITIPIAHGEGNYYCDEQTLTRLIDNNQIVFKYHGTNPNGSLEDIAGIVNEQGNVLGMMPHPERAVDELLGSADGLKLFQSIVKQWRLSANVVTS from the coding sequence GTGAAATTTGCTTGTATAGTATTCCCAGGCTCAAACTGTGACATTGATATGTACCATGCAATCAAAGATGAACTAGGTGAAGAAGTAGAGTACGTTTGGCATGATGCTACAAACCTAGATGAATTTGATGGAATCCTTTTACCAGGTGGCTTTTCATATGGTGACTACTTACGCTCTGGTGCTATTGCACGTTTTTCAAATGTCATGACGGCTATTAAAGAAGCAGCAGAAGCGGGTAAACCAGTTTTAGGTGTATGTAATGGGTTTCAAATTTTACTAGAAGCAGGTCTTTTACCTGGAGCAATGAGACGTAACGAGAATCTAAAATTCAAATGTGAACAAGTTACATTACGAGTAGAAAACAATACAACAATGTTTACTTCTGCATATGAGCTAGAGCAGGTAATTACGATTCCCATTGCTCATGGAGAAGGTAACTACTATTGTGACGAGCAAACTTTAACTAGATTAATTGATAATAACCAAATTGTATTTAAATACCATGGGACAAATCCAAATGGAAGCCTAGAGGATATTGCAGGTATTGTTAACGAGCAAGGAAATGTACTAGGAATGATGCCACATCCTGAGAGAGCGGTTGATGAGCTTTTAGGTAGTGCAGACGGTTTAAAATTATTCCAATCAATTGTAAAACAATGGAGGTTATCAGCAAATGTCGTTACTTCTTGA
- a CDS encoding phosphoribosylformylglycinamidine cyclo-ligase, giving the protein MANAYKQAGVDIEAGYEAVSRMKKHVQKTMRPEVMGGLGSFGGMFDLSKVNVKEPVLVSGTDGVGTKLMLAIMMDKHDTIGIDAVAMCVNDVVVQGAEPLYFLDYIACGKAIPEKIENIVKGIADGCEMAGCALIGGETAEMPGMYSEEDYDLAGFTVGVAEKSKLVTGENIKSGDVLIGLSSSGIHSNGYSLVRKILLEDAKLNLHETYDGLELPLGEELLRPTKIYVKPLLEVMKENEIKGMSHITGGGFIENIPRMLPAGLGAEIDYGSWPIPPIFDFLQQHGNLDKKEMFNIFNMGIGMVLAIDVAKLHPVIQKLEEAGEKAYIIGRVTNEEGVSFGGGVLA; this is encoded by the coding sequence ATGGCAAATGCGTATAAGCAAGCTGGAGTTGACATTGAAGCAGGTTATGAAGCAGTATCACGCATGAAAAAGCATGTTCAGAAAACAATGAGACCTGAAGTAATGGGGGGTCTTGGAAGCTTTGGTGGAATGTTTGATCTTTCAAAGGTGAATGTAAAGGAACCTGTCTTGGTGTCAGGAACTGATGGTGTTGGGACAAAATTAATGCTGGCTATTATGATGGATAAGCATGACACAATTGGAATTGATGCAGTTGCTATGTGTGTGAATGATGTCGTTGTTCAAGGTGCTGAACCTCTTTATTTCTTAGATTATATTGCATGTGGTAAAGCCATTCCTGAAAAGATTGAAAACATTGTTAAGGGAATTGCAGATGGTTGTGAAATGGCAGGTTGTGCACTTATTGGTGGAGAAACCGCTGAAATGCCTGGAATGTATAGTGAAGAAGATTATGACCTTGCTGGATTCACGGTAGGTGTGGCAGAAAAGTCTAAATTAGTAACTGGTGAAAACATAAAATCTGGCGATGTCTTAATCGGCCTATCTTCAAGTGGAATTCATAGTAATGGCTATTCGCTAGTGAGAAAAATCCTTCTAGAAGATGCTAAGCTTAATCTTCATGAAACCTATGATGGCCTAGAGCTGCCATTAGGTGAAGAGCTTTTACGTCCTACAAAAATCTATGTAAAGCCTTTACTAGAAGTAATGAAAGAAAATGAAATCAAAGGGATGTCACATATTACAGGTGGCGGATTCATCGAAAATATTCCACGTATGTTACCTGCTGGTTTGGGTGCAGAAATCGATTATGGTTCATGGCCAATTCCACCTATTTTTGATTTCTTACAACAACACGGTAACCTAGATAAAAAAGAGATGTTTAATATTTTTAATATGGGAATCGGAATGGTGTTAGCCATCGATGTAGCTAAATTACATCCTGTTATTCAAAAGCTAGAAGAAGCTGGAGAAAAAGCGTATATTATTGGTCGAGTTACGAATGAAGAGGGAGTTTCATTTGGTGGGGGAGTCCTTGCATGA
- the purL gene encoding phosphoribosylformylglycinamidine synthase subunit PurL, with protein sequence MSLLLEPSTELIKSEKIYREMGLSDEEFAMIENILGRTPNYTETGLFSVMWSEHCSYKNSKPVLRKFPTTGEKVLQGPGEGAGIVDIGDNQAVVFKIESHNHPSAIEPYQGAATGVGGIIRDVFSMGARPIALLNSLRFGELTSPRVKYLFEEVVAGIAGYGNCVGIPTVGGEIQFDPSYEGNPLVNAMCVGLINHEDIQKGQAKGIGNTVMYIGAKTGRDGIHGATFASEELSDESEAKRPAVQVGDPFMEKLLLEACLELVKCDALVGIQDMGAAGLTSSSAEMASKAGSGIEMNLDLVPQRELGMTGYEMMLSESQERMLVVVEKGREKEIQDIVSKYDLEAVAIGVVTDDKMLRLLHKGEVIADVPVDALAEDAPVYNKPSAEPAYYSEFQAMEVAVPEITDYNETLVNLLSQPTIASKEWVYNQYDYMVRTNTVVSPGSDAAVVRIRGTKKALAMTTDCNSRYLYLDPEVGGKIAVAEAARNVVCSGGQPLAITDCLNFGNPEKPEIFWQIEKAVDGMSEACRTLNAPVIGGNVSLYNETNGVAVYPTPVVGMVGLIEDIAHITTQEFKQAGDLIYVIGEAKPEFGGSELQKLMNGKIFGKAPELDLDIELRAQNQLLAAIREGVVASAHDVAEGGFAVALAESAIGANGLGAKVTVSGEAVTELFAESQSRFIISVKPENKARFEEMVDAKLVGEVVAKSSLVINNNQGNVLIDSTVEELRSAWKGAIPCLLNSKA encoded by the coding sequence ATGTCGTTACTTCTTGAACCAAGTACAGAGTTGATTAAGTCCGAAAAAATATATCGTGAAATGGGATTAAGTGACGAAGAGTTTGCCATGATTGAAAACATTCTTGGCCGCACTCCGAACTATACAGAAACTGGGCTATTCTCAGTTATGTGGTCAGAGCATTGTAGTTATAAGAACTCTAAACCTGTGTTACGTAAATTCCCAACTACAGGGGAAAAAGTATTACAAGGTCCTGGTGAAGGTGCTGGAATCGTAGATATTGGTGATAACCAAGCGGTTGTATTTAAGATTGAAAGTCACAACCATCCTTCAGCAATCGAACCATACCAAGGTGCTGCTACAGGTGTAGGTGGAATTATTCGTGATGTATTTTCAATGGGAGCACGCCCAATCGCTCTATTAAACTCTTTACGTTTTGGAGAGTTAACATCACCACGTGTGAAGTATTTGTTTGAGGAAGTAGTAGCAGGGATTGCTGGCTACGGAAATTGTGTGGGAATCCCAACAGTTGGTGGAGAAATTCAATTTGATCCATCATATGAAGGAAACCCATTAGTAAATGCAATGTGCGTTGGACTGATCAATCATGAAGATATTCAAAAGGGTCAGGCAAAAGGAATTGGCAATACTGTCATGTACATTGGTGCAAAAACAGGCCGTGATGGAATTCATGGTGCGACATTTGCATCAGAAGAACTTTCTGATGAGTCAGAAGCAAAGCGTCCAGCCGTTCAAGTTGGTGATCCATTCATGGAGAAGCTTTTACTTGAAGCATGTCTAGAGCTAGTGAAGTGTGATGCATTAGTTGGAATTCAAGATATGGGTGCAGCTGGTTTAACAAGTTCATCTGCTGAAATGGCAAGTAAAGCAGGATCAGGGATTGAAATGAACCTAGATTTAGTTCCACAACGTGAATTAGGTATGACTGGTTATGAAATGATGTTATCAGAATCTCAAGAGCGTATGCTTGTTGTTGTTGAAAAAGGTAGAGAGAAAGAGATTCAAGATATCGTTTCTAAATATGACTTAGAAGCAGTAGCAATCGGTGTGGTTACAGATGATAAAATGCTTCGTTTACTTCATAAAGGTGAAGTTATTGCAGACGTACCAGTAGATGCACTTGCTGAAGATGCTCCTGTATATAACAAACCATCTGCTGAGCCTGCGTACTACAGTGAGTTCCAAGCGATGGAGGTTGCTGTTCCAGAGATTACAGATTACAACGAAACATTAGTTAATCTATTATCACAACCAACTATTGCAAGTAAAGAGTGGGTTTATAACCAGTATGATTACATGGTGAGAACAAATACAGTTGTTTCACCTGGATCAGATGCAGCGGTTGTTCGTATTCGTGGTACGAAGAAAGCATTAGCAATGACTACTGACTGTAACTCACGCTATTTATATTTAGATCCAGAAGTAGGCGGAAAAATCGCAGTTGCTGAAGCAGCACGTAATGTTGTTTGTTCTGGAGGTCAACCACTAGCAATTACTGATTGCTTAAACTTTGGTAATCCTGAAAAGCCTGAGATCTTCTGGCAAATTGAAAAAGCTGTTGATGGTATGAGTGAAGCATGTCGTACATTAAATGCACCTGTTATTGGTGGAAATGTATCTTTATATAATGAAACAAACGGTGTAGCTGTTTACCCAACACCTGTTGTGGGTATGGTTGGTTTAATCGAAGATATCGCACATATTACAACTCAAGAGTTCAAGCAAGCTGGAGATTTAATCTATGTTATTGGAGAAGCGAAGCCAGAGTTTGGTGGAAGTGAGCTTCAAAAACTAATGAACGGAAAAATCTTTGGTAAAGCTCCTGAGTTAGATTTAGACATTGAATTGCGCGCACAAAATCAACTTTTAGCTGCGATTCGTGAAGGTGTTGTTGCATCTGCGCATGATGTGGCAGAAGGTGGATTTGCAGTTGCTTTAGCAGAAAGTGCAATTGGTGCAAACGGTTTAGGAGCTAAAGTAACGGTTTCTGGGGAAGCAGTAACTGAGTTATTCGCAGAATCACAATCTCGTTTTATCATATCTGTAAAACCAGAAAATAAAGCTAGATTTGAAGAAATGGTAGATGCAAAATTAGTTGGTGAAGTAGTAGCTAAGTCATCATTAGTCATTAACAACAACCAAGGCAACGTGCTTATCGACTCAACAGTTGAGGAATTACGTAGTGCTTGGAAAGGAGCTATTCCATGCTTGCTGAACTCAAAGGCTTAA
- a CDS encoding amidophosphoribosyltransferase: protein MLAELKGLNEECGVFGIWGHPDAAQITYYGLHSLQHRGQEGAGIVVTNGEKLKGHKGEGLVSEVFGNGQLSNLQGKAAIGHVRYATAGGGGIENVQPLLFHSQVGGLAIAHNGNLVNANALKHQLENQGSIFQTTSDTEVLAHLTRRSGYTKIHDRVKNALTMIKGAYAFILMTEKKMMVALDPNGLRPLSIGRLGDAYVVASETCAFDIIGAKYERDVEPGEFLIINDEGMQSEFFSLNTNRAICSMEYIYFSRPDSDIDGINIHTARKNLGKKLAYEAPIDADVVTGVPDSSMSAAIGYAEASGIPYELGLIKNRYVGRTFIQPSQSLREQGVKMKLSPVRGVVEGKRVVMVDDSIVRGTTSRRIVSMLREAGAKEVHVRISSPPIKNPCFYGIDTSTHEELMASSHSIEEMRQVIGADSLSFLSEDGLLEAIGRPYSGEYRGQCMACFTGKYPTDIYPDTVLPHEKALR, encoded by the coding sequence ATGCTTGCTGAACTCAAAGGCTTAAATGAAGAGTGTGGTGTCTTTGGAATCTGGGGACATCCCGATGCTGCTCAAATTACCTATTATGGCTTACACAGCTTGCAGCACCGTGGTCAAGAAGGTGCTGGAATTGTTGTAACAAATGGAGAAAAGTTAAAGGGTCATAAAGGCGAAGGTCTTGTATCAGAGGTGTTTGGCAACGGTCAATTGAGTAATTTGCAAGGAAAAGCAGCTATTGGTCATGTAAGATATGCAACAGCTGGTGGTGGCGGAATTGAAAATGTTCAGCCACTTCTGTTCCACTCTCAAGTTGGCGGTCTTGCAATTGCTCATAACGGTAATCTAGTAAATGCTAATGCACTTAAGCATCAATTAGAAAACCAAGGTAGTATTTTTCAAACAACTTCAGATACAGAGGTACTTGCTCACTTAACGAGACGAAGCGGTTATACGAAAATCCATGATCGTGTTAAGAATGCATTAACAATGATTAAGGGTGCGTATGCATTTATCTTAATGACTGAGAAGAAGATGATGGTCGCTTTAGATCCAAATGGTTTACGTCCATTGTCTATTGGTAGATTAGGAGATGCGTATGTTGTAGCATCTGAAACTTGTGCCTTTGATATTATCGGTGCAAAATATGAGCGTGACGTTGAACCTGGTGAATTTTTAATCATTAATGATGAAGGAATGCAATCAGAGTTCTTCTCATTAAATACTAATCGTGCCATTTGTAGTATGGAATATATTTATTTTTCAAGACCTGACAGTGATATAGATGGAATCAACATTCATACGGCTCGTAAAAATCTAGGTAAAAAACTAGCATATGAAGCTCCTATTGATGCAGATGTTGTAACTGGTGTACCCGATTCTAGTATGTCAGCAGCGATTGGTTATGCAGAAGCTTCAGGTATCCCTTACGAGTTAGGCTTGATTAAAAATCGTTATGTTGGGCGTACGTTTATCCAACCATCACAATCTTTACGCGAGCAAGGGGTAAAAATGAAGCTTTCTCCAGTTCGTGGAGTAGTTGAAGGCAAGCGAGTTGTCATGGTAGATGATTCAATAGTACGTGGTACAACGAGTCGTCGTATTGTTTCAATGCTACGTGAAGCGGGAGCGAAAGAAGTCCATGTTCGAATCAGCTCACCGCCGATCAAAAATCCTTGTTTCTATGGAATTGATACATCAACTCATGAAGAGTTAATGGCATCATCACACTCTATTGAAGAAATGCGTCAAGTAATTGGAGCAGATTCATTGTCATTTTTAAGTGAAGATGGTTTGTTAGAAGCAATTGGTAGACCTTATAGTGGAGAGTACCGTGGCCAATGTATGGCATGTTTCACTGGGAAATACCCGACAGATATTTATCCAGATACAGTGTTGCCTCATGAGAAGGCGTTGAGATAA